In a genomic window of Glaciimonas sp. PCH181:
- a CDS encoding helix-turn-helix domain-containing protein → MPDMVPDAQHPVRMRARNLGPSAILQAHTHAWGQVTYASEGTLRVSVGNSTWIVPPLRAIWIPPQVVHEIKTLEKSQLRALYIHSSAMPFRGDQCIVVEVSSLLRELIAALSKADEETLRASLIGQLILSELADSETQAIRVALPTEKRLIVLCKALLDDPGSAMTLGDWAQHVGASERTLARLFERDLGITFGQWRQQIRLAHAAPMITRGMPLSMVASELGYASQSAFSAMFKKTFGESPSVFFMPKKSRLTKQVKRQ, encoded by the coding sequence ATGCCCGATATGGTGCCCGATGCGCAACATCCGGTCCGTATGCGTGCAAGAAATCTTGGCCCTTCAGCCATATTGCAAGCGCATACCCATGCGTGGGGACAGGTGACTTATGCGTCCGAGGGCACCCTGCGTGTTTCCGTTGGGAACAGTACTTGGATAGTGCCACCCCTGCGCGCGATTTGGATTCCGCCGCAAGTGGTACACGAAATCAAGACGCTGGAAAAATCCCAACTGCGAGCGCTGTATATCCATTCCAGCGCCATGCCATTTCGCGGGGATCAATGCATCGTCGTTGAAGTGTCGTCGCTATTGCGTGAGCTGATCGCCGCTTTATCGAAGGCCGATGAAGAGACATTACGCGCGTCGCTGATAGGCCAACTCATATTGAGCGAATTAGCCGATTCCGAAACGCAGGCAATACGCGTTGCTTTACCCACAGAAAAACGGTTAATCGTCTTATGCAAAGCCTTGCTGGATGATCCCGGTTCAGCCATGACGCTGGGCGATTGGGCCCAGCATGTCGGCGCATCAGAAAGAACTTTGGCACGTTTATTTGAGCGGGATTTGGGCATTACATTTGGCCAATGGCGCCAGCAAATAAGGCTGGCCCATGCTGCGCCGATGATCACCCGTGGCATGCCTTTATCGATGGTCGCTTCCGAATTGGGCTATGCCAGCCAATCGGCATTTTCGGCAATGTTCAAAAAAACTTTTGGCGAGTCGCCATCAGTTTTCTTTATGCCGAAAAAAAGCCGCTTAACCAAACAAGTTAAGCGGCAATAA
- a CDS encoding glutathione S-transferase family protein produces the protein MKLIGSLGSPYVRKVRVVMAEKKLDYTFVLEDVWAETTTIQISNPLGKVPCLIMEDGGAMFDSHVIVEYLDTLTPVGKLIPANTRERAEVKCWEALADGVLEAGVLMRLERLQRTPEQQSEVWIARQQRKVDAGLKAMAAGLGEKPFCSGNHYTLADVAVGCALAWISFRFPEIEWRETYPTLTKLLEKLSERPSFKDTVPQ, from the coding sequence ATGAAGCTGATCGGTTCCCTAGGTAGTCCCTATGTGCGTAAAGTCCGCGTTGTCATGGCGGAAAAGAAACTCGACTATACATTTGTGCTCGAAGATGTATGGGCAGAAACCACCACAATCCAGATCTCAAATCCGCTTGGCAAAGTGCCTTGCCTGATTATGGAAGATGGCGGCGCGATGTTTGATTCGCATGTGATTGTGGAATATCTGGATACGCTGACACCAGTCGGTAAATTGATTCCTGCCAATACGCGTGAGCGCGCAGAAGTCAAATGCTGGGAGGCGTTGGCCGATGGTGTTCTGGAGGCTGGCGTATTAATGCGGTTGGAACGTTTGCAGCGCACGCCGGAACAACAAAGCGAAGTCTGGATCGCCCGTCAGCAGCGTAAAGTCGATGCCGGTTTAAAAGCAATGGCAGCTGGATTGGGTGAAAAACCATTTTGTTCGGGAAATCATTACACACTGGCGGACGTCGCGGTTGGTTGCGCATTAGCCTGGATTAGCTTTAGATTCCCTGAAATTGAATGGCGTGAGACCTATCCAACGCTGACTAAATTATTAGAAAAATTGTCCGAGCGTCCATCGTTTAAAGATACTGTTCCGCAATAA
- the purB gene encoding adenylosuccinate lyase, producing the protein MSLTALSALSPLDGRYAAKTDKLRPILSEAGFMHHRVKVEISWLQALSNAGFSEIKPFSPAASAQLDKIAAEFTEADAARIKEIEAVTNHDVKAVEYWLKEQVKDVPELVAASEFIHFACTSEDINNTSHGMMLKAARDTVLLPSLHQLIAKLTGLAHENAELPMLSRTHGQPASPTTLGKEMANVVARLQRAAKRIAEVEILGKMNGAVGNYNAHLSAYPTFDWETFSKNVIEQRLGLTYNPYTIQIEPHDYMAELFDAVARTNTILLDLNRDIWGYIALGYFKQRLKAGEIGSSTMPHKVNPIDFENSEGNLGMANAVLKHMSEKLPVSRWQRDLTDSTVLRNIGVGLGYSLLAYDSCLRGLNKLEVNPSRLAEDLDATWEVLAEPVQTVMRRYGIENPYEQLKELTRGKGISKDALRAFILNLAIPQDAKDLLLAMTPANYIGYAADLAKKI; encoded by the coding sequence ATGTCCCTTACCGCACTTTCTGCTCTGTCCCCGCTGGATGGTCGTTACGCCGCCAAAACCGACAAACTGCGCCCAATCCTGTCCGAAGCCGGTTTCATGCACCACCGCGTTAAAGTAGAAATATCGTGGTTACAGGCACTTTCCAACGCTGGTTTTAGCGAAATCAAGCCATTTTCGCCTGCCGCAAGCGCCCAACTAGACAAAATCGCTGCAGAATTCACTGAAGCAGATGCAGCCCGCATCAAAGAAATCGAAGCCGTCACCAATCACGATGTTAAAGCGGTTGAATACTGGTTAAAAGAGCAAGTTAAGGACGTGCCTGAACTGGTAGCAGCCTCCGAATTCATCCATTTTGCTTGCACCTCGGAAGATATCAACAATACCTCGCACGGGATGATGCTGAAGGCCGCCCGCGATACGGTGTTGCTGCCATCCTTGCACCAGTTAATTGCTAAGCTCACCGGATTGGCGCACGAAAACGCTGAACTCCCAATGCTGTCACGCACCCACGGCCAGCCAGCCAGTCCAACCACGCTAGGCAAGGAAATGGCAAACGTCGTCGCCCGCTTGCAACGTGCGGCCAAACGCATCGCTGAAGTCGAGATTTTGGGCAAAATGAATGGTGCGGTCGGCAATTACAATGCGCATTTGTCTGCTTATCCAACTTTTGACTGGGAAACTTTTTCCAAGAACGTGATCGAGCAGCGCCTCGGCCTGACCTACAATCCGTACACCATCCAAATCGAGCCACACGATTACATGGCTGAATTGTTTGATGCCGTAGCACGCACCAACACAATACTGCTGGATCTGAATCGCGATATCTGGGGCTATATCGCCCTAGGTTATTTCAAACAGCGCCTGAAAGCCGGGGAAATCGGTTCGTCGACGATGCCGCACAAAGTTAATCCAATCGACTTTGAAAACTCCGAAGGCAATCTGGGCATGGCGAATGCCGTTCTCAAGCACATGTCGGAAAAATTGCCGGTATCGCGCTGGCAGCGTGACCTGACTGACTCGACCGTGCTGCGCAATATCGGCGTTGGATTGGGCTATTCTTTGCTGGCTTACGATAGTTGCTTGCGCGGCTTGAACAAGTTGGAAGTGAATCCATCGCGTTTAGCCGAAGATCTGGATGCAACTTGGGAAGTATTGGCAGAGCCGGTGCAGACCGTGATGCGCCGTTACGGTATCGAAAATCCGTACGAGCAATTGAAAGAACTGACACGTGGCAAAGGCATTTCCAAAGATGCACTGCGCGCGTTCATTCTGAACCTGGCGATTCCGCAAGACGCGAAAGATCTTTTGTTGGCAATGACCCCTGCAAACTACATCGGCTATGCGGCTGATCTGGCTAAGAAAATCTAA